Proteins encoded in a region of the Trypanosoma brucei brucei TREU927 chromosome 5, complete sequence genome:
- a CDS encoding variant surface glycoprotein (VSG, atypical), putative — MKQNSAAKLAFFELMVVVSNVQGNVGSADNSYVYKKLCTFVGLARNPTAPEAQLPVTPQELTDLETINATLSDPTWLDLFFKDGNDKDDIAEIPTQLKSNPGWSDNWGRWLQAAKLAKADTDKSTMKRFNLQTAAPANAKYIKTFVERALVIVNAKAAALADDITNTKQVTKEDIKKELVAAITGAADGVLTLPIKDNLFATAAAANMQTTCEAKDNTNGAATIGAVFACLCIKGNGQTGDQICDHSGAAIQWEAATGGPQMTDVKALIDGCPAMQDTTVTPELLVNTLRDIYSTISINSGNGYLRTFKTGNCQGHNANGFCVKISGLTSDDDTKFKQLPWVSKIINLSNDIGKVNKHNRAVHLLQAEARQQIAALKVLGRQPALTEFPPAPPTLDRRTQQAEEGKCKPQNTTPTECPTEHCEYDEKATDGNSCKPKPVKENTAETTGNQAGEAAATNRCTAHKDKLACENDKTGDKQNCAWRKGNGGEPEPEKEMCHDSSFLPDKKIAFSVVSAAFVGLVAFENYKDFCLIL, encoded by the coding sequence atgaaacaaaacagcgCCGCCAAATTAGCTTTTTTCGAGCTGATGGTCGTAGTTTCTAACGTCCAGGGCAATGTAGGTTCGGCTGACAACAGCTATGTTTACAAGAAACTGTGCACATTTGTAGGGTTAGCAAGAAATCCGACGGCACCAGAAGCACAACTACCAGTAACGCCGCAGGAGCTGACGGACCTAGAAACTATAAACGCCACGCTTTCCGATCCCACGTGGTTGGACCTCTTCTTCAAAGACGGCAACGACAAAGACGACATAGCGGAGATACCCACCCAGCTGAAATCGAACCCGGGATGGTCAGACAACTGGGGCAGATGGCTGCAAGCAGCAAAACTAGCAAAAGCAGACACAGATAAGAGCACAATGAAAAGGTTTAATCTgcaaacagcagcaccagCGAACGCCAAGTACATCAAAACATTTGTCGAACGAGCACTAGTGATAGTGAacgcaaaagcagcagcactgGCGGATGACATCACAAACACCAAACAGGTCACGAAGGAAGACATAAAGAAAGAGCTAGTAGCAGCGATAACGGGAGCAGCGGACGGTGTCCTGACGTTACCGATAAAAGACAACCTATTTGCAACAGCGGCCGCAGCCAACATGCAAACAACATGCGAAGCGAAAGACAACACAAATGGTGCGGCGACTATAGGCGCCGTCTTTGCCTGCCTGTGTATCAAAGGTAACGGTCAAACAGGCGATCAGATTTGCGACCACTCGGGCGCAGCAATCCAATGGGAAGCGGCAACCGGCGGCCCACAGATGACAGACGTAAAGGCACTAATCGACGGCTGTCCAGCGATGCAAGACACAACGGTCACACCCGAATTGCTGGTAAATACACTAAGAGACATTTACTCAACTATCAGCATAAACAGCGGCAACGGCTACCTAAGAACATTCAAGACAGGGAACTGCCAAGGCCACAACGCAAACGGTTTCTGTGTAAAAATAAGCGGTCTGACATCAGATGATGACACTAAATTCAAGCAGCTTCCATGGGTAAGCAAGATCATCAACCTCAGCAATGACATCGGCAAGgtcaacaaacacaacagggCAGTGCACCTACTGCAGGCAGAGGCGCGGCAACAAATAGCAGCTCTGAAAGTTCTTGGGCGCCAGCCGGCACTAACAGAATTTCCTCCAGCACCCCCTACACTCGACCGCAGAACCCAGCAAgcagaagaggggaaatgcaaACCGCAAAATACAACCCCCACCGAATGCCCAACCGAGCACTGCGAGTATGATGAGAAGGCCACAGATGGTAACAGTTGCAAACCTAAACcagtaaaggaaaacacagcagaaacaacaggaaacCAAGCAGGGGAAGCAGCAGCTACAAATAGGTGTACAGCGCACAAAGATAAACTcgcttgtgaaaatgacaaaacaggcgacaagcaaaattgtgcatggaggAAGGGTAATGGTGGTGAACCTGAGcccgaaaaagaaatgtgccatgattccagttttctcccCGATAAGAAAATCGCTTTCagcgtggtttctgctgcttttgtgggtTTGGTAGCATTTGAGAATTATAAGGATTTTTGcttaattttataa
- a CDS encoding variant surface glycoprotein (VSG), putative, with protein MSVATTALMILMTKWAANTASATGEPLLGKTWKPPCAIAKELRKVPVMAYTHESNLQDAITAAERTAAKLNLYAATTQSDVETTALLSAAAAAIYEEADASERQRSNFIKTALEATATTQELTGGIEASLQVFKSAKHSGGYCLADTDTDEDKTADIATAGCEQRPKTMKKTPSETLDADIISATGFKTIDEITGTNGMATSVSTKCGLVNFAGAGTGAFVTGATAVNFGYGLFKIATTNRVTRTSQQNLKKQTNRDADDLLTLAFNDADTIRAAITQQLAHEPEAIIKAAVTTGKLKGHLTKLLHKLYGKQAGKQAEDKAEVLIKENFGEAGEKVKSFLNKLDEADAINVDPSATTNTKIKEINDAGILQVTLAFYKILEVKHKQQMADQVAKLQAQATEKQQDVKSAEQTCNDLKEKSDCDTNNRCTYDKTKEDGKKCTLSDEEKEAAQKEGGEKDSKTGNTNTTGSNSFVINKAPLLLAFLLF; from the coding sequence ATGTCCGTTGCCACGACAGCTCTAATGATACTAATGACGAAGTGGGCAGCCAACACGGCCTCAGCGACCGGCGAACCATTGCTTGGCAAAACGTGGAAACCACCGTGTGCGATAGCCAAAGAACTGCGGAAAGTCCCAGTAATGGCGTACACACACGAAAGCAACCTGCAGGACGCGATAACAGCAGCAGAGCGAACAGCGGCGAAGTTAAACCTGTACGCGGCAACTACGCAGTCCGACGTCGAAACGACGGCACTGCtatcagcagcagccgcagccaTTTACGAAGAAGCGGACGCAAGCGAACGGCAGAGAAGCAACTTCATCAAGACAGCACTCGAAGCAACTGCGACGACTCAGGAGCTAACCGGCGGCATTGAAGCAAGCCTCCAGGTATTCAAAAGCGCGAAGCACAGCGGAGGATACTGTCTAGCAGACACCGACACCGACGAGGACAAGACAGCCGACATAGCAACAGCTGGCTGCGAGCAGAGACCAAAAACTATGAAGAAAACCCCAAGCGAAACGTTAGACGCCGATATAATCAGCGCGACTGGATTCAAGACTATCGACGAAATCACCGGAACTAACGGGATGGCAACCAGTGTGTCAACCAAGTGCGGGCTAGTCAACTTCGCAGGTGCAGGCACAGGAGCCTTCGTAACCGGAGCCACGGCCGTAAACTTTGGATATGGGCTATTCAAAATAGCCACAACAAACCGGGTGACACGGACGAGCCAGCAGAACCtgaaaaagcaaaccaacAGAGATGCAGACGACCTCCTAACGCTCGCTTTCAATGACGCAGACACGATAAGGGCGGCCATAACGCAGCAGCTCGCACATGAACCAGAAGCGATAATCAAAGCAGCAGTAACAACGGGCAAACTCAAAGGACACCTAACGAAACTACTTCACAAGCTGTACGGCAAACAAGCCGGCAAACAAGCGGAGGACAAAGCCGAAGTGCTAATCAAGGAGAACTTTGGAGAGGCTGgtgaaaaggtgaaaagcTTTTTGAACAAGCTAGATGAGGCAGACGCGATCAACGTCGATCCAAGCGCCACTACCAATACGAAAATCAAAGAAATAAACGATGCTGGCATCTTACAAGTAACTTTGGCTTTTTACAAAATACTGGAGGTGaaacacaagcaacaaaTGGCGGACCAAGTTGCTAAGTTACAAGCACAAGCAACTGAAAAGCAACAGGATGTAAAATCCGCAGAACAAACTTGTAACGacttgaaagaaaaaagtgattgTGACACGAATAACAGATGCACTTATGATAAAACGAAAGAGGATggcaaaaagtgcacattgagtgatgaagagaaagaagcagctcagaaagagggaggagagaaagatagcaaaactggaaacacaaacaccacaggaagcaattcttttgtcattaacaaggcccctcttttgcttgcatttttgcttttttaa